The Streptomyces sp. NBC_00344 genome includes a window with the following:
- a CDS encoding peptidase inhibitor family I36 protein, which produces MNSTSTQRKAVLAALLTAAVLAPLPAPALAHIRLGDCAAGQLCLWERADFKGTRRNVELSGAEIESCTALPAGTTVQSLANRTGRPVTTYQSAECAETGEFATYPGGGTWLPRSPYQVRAFKIWES; this is translated from the coding sequence ATGAACAGCACTTCCACCCAGCGCAAGGCCGTCCTGGCCGCCCTTCTGACGGCGGCGGTGCTCGCACCGCTGCCCGCACCGGCGCTCGCCCACATCCGTCTCGGGGACTGCGCGGCCGGTCAGCTCTGCCTCTGGGAGCGGGCCGACTTCAAGGGCACCCGCCGGAACGTCGAACTCTCCGGGGCGGAGATCGAGAGCTGTACGGCTCTCCCCGCCGGAACCACCGTCCAGTCGCTGGCCAACCGCACCGGGCGGCCCGTCACGACGTACCAGTCCGCGGAGTGTGCGGAGACGGGGGAGTTCGCCACGTATCCCGGCGGGGGCACCTGGCTGCCTCGATCGCCTTATCAGGTAAGGGCGTTCAAGATCTGGGAGAGCTGA
- a CDS encoding potassium channel family protein, producing MKQQPAQMRWERRTQWPLLALAIAFAVAYAVPIIQPDSHSAWISACTVTEWVVWAAFAVDYAVRLALTPDRKFFIRTHWLDLLAVLLPLARPLRLLRLVSTLALVGRRARMAPQIQLTTYVGGAVVGLLMFGSLAVLEVERNAPNGNIRTLGDAVWWSFTTMTTVGYGDHSPTTGLGRVVAVGLMISGIALLGVVTANIAAWFISRFERDDEEEHRRIAAIEALTAEVVALRTAVAALSGEPGSGRAMGLPHPPPATAGSGTPAGADAAGRLPAPSGE from the coding sequence ATGAAGCAGCAACCGGCCCAGATGCGCTGGGAGCGGCGCACCCAGTGGCCCCTGCTGGCGCTGGCCATCGCTTTCGCCGTCGCCTACGCCGTCCCGATCATCCAGCCTGATTCCCACTCCGCGTGGATATCGGCCTGCACGGTCACCGAGTGGGTGGTGTGGGCGGCGTTCGCCGTCGACTACGCGGTGCGTCTCGCGCTGACACCGGACCGGAAGTTCTTCATCCGGACCCACTGGCTCGATCTGCTGGCGGTACTGCTGCCGCTCGCCCGGCCGCTGCGGCTGCTGCGGCTCGTGTCCACACTGGCCCTGGTCGGGCGGCGGGCCAGGATGGCCCCCCAGATACAGCTGACGACCTATGTGGGCGGCGCGGTGGTGGGGCTGCTGATGTTCGGGTCCCTTGCCGTGCTGGAGGTCGAGCGGAACGCGCCGAACGGCAACATCCGGACGCTCGGCGACGCGGTGTGGTGGTCGTTCACCACGATGACGACGGTGGGCTACGGGGACCACTCCCCCACGACGGGTCTCGGTCGCGTGGTCGCGGTGGGGCTGATGATCTCGGGGATCGCGCTGCTCGGGGTGGTGACCGCGAACATCGCTGCCTGGTTCATCTCCCGCTTCGAGCGGGACGACGAGGAGGAGCACCGGCGGATCGCGGCGATCGAGGCGCTCACCGCGGAGGTGGTCGCGCTGCGCACGGCCGTGGCGGCGCTGTCCGGCGAGCCCGGCTCCGGAAGGGCCATGGGCCTGCCCCACCCGCCCCCTGCCACCGCCGGGAGCGGTACCCCGGCCGGGGCGGATGCCGCCGGCCGGCTGCCGGCACCGTCCGGTGAGTGA
- a CDS encoding DUF4429 domain-containing protein: protein MGDVLAGIQATWEFATDSVLIRFERGIRTPKLFTALRGRRIPHEALESVTLRGGRRGTVVLQAVPRAGADPLMEAASGQLKEACDPYRLVLPAERVTLAEYYAEELAARLTPDAKEPAERFLVAAPEGPLHFKAYDGKASFDGKQVSFRWSWTGASSAKWKCGDQRIPVTDLTGVDWRSPEALDGYLRLLKRGDGGAAQADQDPSAVVFGLGYGPVHESLPFAAAVLGAARNARTAPVPVPVAAGRRDPADIAERIRHLAELHHSGLVTDEEFTAKKSELLAEL, encoded by the coding sequence ATGGGTGATGTGCTGGCGGGAATTCAAGCCACCTGGGAGTTCGCGACAGACTCCGTGCTCATCCGCTTCGAACGGGGGATCCGCACGCCGAAGCTGTTCACGGCGCTGCGCGGGCGGCGTATCCCGCACGAAGCGCTGGAGTCCGTGACTCTCAGAGGGGGCAGACGCGGGACGGTGGTGCTGCAGGCGGTGCCGCGCGCCGGCGCGGATCCGCTGATGGAGGCGGCGTCCGGCCAGCTGAAGGAGGCGTGCGACCCGTACCGGCTGGTGCTGCCCGCGGAGCGGGTGACGCTCGCGGAGTACTACGCCGAGGAGCTTGCCGCCCGTCTGACCCCGGACGCCAAGGAGCCGGCCGAGCGCTTTCTGGTGGCAGCCCCGGAGGGGCCTCTGCACTTCAAGGCCTACGACGGCAAGGCGTCCTTCGACGGCAAGCAGGTGTCGTTCAGGTGGTCGTGGACAGGGGCCTCGTCCGCCAAGTGGAAGTGCGGCGACCAGCGGATTCCGGTGACGGACCTGACCGGCGTCGACTGGCGCTCCCCGGAGGCCCTGGACGGCTATCTGCGACTGCTCAAACGCGGCGACGGCGGTGCCGCGCAAGCGGACCAGGACCCCTCCGCGGTGGTCTTCGGGCTCGGCTACGGACCCGTGCACGAGTCACTGCCCTTCGCCGCCGCCGTACTGGGAGCGGCGAGGAACGCCAGGACCGCTCCGGTTCCGGTTCCAGTGGCCGCCGGGAGGCGTGATCCCGCCGATATCGCCGAGCGGATACGGCACTTGGCAGAACTGCACCACTCCGGTCTGGTGACCGACGAGGAGTTCACCGCCAAGAAGTCGGAACTGCTCGCCGAACTGTAG
- a CDS encoding alpha/beta hydrolase has translation MTSFDSSPTLTVWRTLLALAVVFVMLATTGWTATHHHRTPGAREASLAAWGRGTVAGHQLPSPAASPSRLAHFFASLSTTQRTRLADRYPLVVGNLNGAPVTLRYHANRSALEQARTVERRRLTDSTLSADGHQDAVRTYDRYSALLQDGRQILAFDPAGTGRVAEVFGNLQRAQHISVVVPGVDTNLLTFQRAQRPYSAPVGMAKSLYAAEHTTSPGAHTAVIAWADFTSPVGVGVDAAIGRLAEDGAVRLHALVDALPGNAPVALICHSYGSVVCGVAAHDMSTRVSDIAVAGSPGMRTGSAAGLDTDARVWAMRDSDDWIQDVPHLDVGGLGHGADPVSSGFGARVVSAGGAHGHAGYFEPGTESLSNFAAVGTGKFASVSCADGRDSCHS, from the coding sequence GTGACTTCCTTCGACTCCTCCCCCACTCTCACCGTCTGGCGCACTCTGCTCGCGCTCGCGGTGGTGTTCGTCATGCTGGCCACGACCGGATGGACCGCGACCCACCACCACAGGACCCCCGGCGCCCGCGAGGCCTCGCTCGCCGCCTGGGGCCGTGGCACCGTCGCCGGTCATCAACTGCCGTCGCCCGCCGCGTCGCCGTCCCGGCTCGCGCATTTCTTCGCCTCGCTGAGCACCACACAGCGCACTCGCCTCGCGGACCGCTATCCGCTGGTCGTGGGCAACCTCAACGGCGCCCCGGTGACCCTGCGCTACCACGCGAACCGTTCCGCACTGGAGCAGGCCCGCACCGTGGAACGCCGGCGGCTCACGGACTCCACGCTGAGCGCCGACGGACACCAGGACGCCGTACGTACCTACGACCGGTACTCGGCGCTGCTGCAGGACGGCCGGCAGATCCTGGCGTTCGACCCGGCGGGTACCGGCCGGGTCGCCGAGGTCTTCGGCAATCTGCAGCGCGCCCAGCACATCTCGGTCGTCGTGCCCGGAGTCGACACCAATCTGCTGACCTTCCAGCGGGCCCAGCGCCCGTACTCGGCACCGGTGGGCATGGCCAAGTCGCTGTACGCCGCCGAGCACACCACAAGCCCGGGCGCCCATACGGCAGTTATCGCCTGGGCCGACTTCACTTCGCCGGTCGGGGTCGGAGTCGACGCCGCCATCGGCCGGCTCGCCGAGGACGGTGCCGTACGGCTGCACGCACTGGTCGACGCCCTGCCGGGGAACGCACCGGTTGCGCTGATCTGCCACAGCTACGGGTCGGTGGTGTGCGGGGTGGCCGCGCACGACATGTCCACCAGGGTCAGCGACATCGCGGTCGCCGGAAGCCCGGGGATGCGGACCGGGAGCGCCGCGGGGCTGGACACCGACGCCCGGGTGTGGGCGATGCGGGACAGCGACGACTGGATCCAGGACGTGCCGCATCTGGACGTCGGCGGCCTCGGGCACGGCGCAGACCCCGTGTCCTCCGGCTTCGGCGCCCGAGTGGTCTCGGCGGGCGGTGCGCACGGCCACGCAGGCTACTTCGAGCCGGGCACCGAAAGTCTCAGCAACTTCGCCGCAGTGGGTACCGGGAAGTTCGCCTCCGTGAGCTGTGCGGACGGCAGGGACTCCTGTCACAGCTGA
- a CDS encoding aldo/keto reductase — translation MSSEKISKVRLGRNGPEVGVQGFGAMGISEFYGDTDEAAARDTLEATVEAGVTLIDTADIYGSGANESFLAPFVAAHRDEITLATKFAVERRADDPGYRAVRNDAAYVRQAVEASLRRLGVEAIDLYYMHRRDPSVPLAESVGVMAELVQAGKVKYLGLSEVTGAELREAHAVHPITALQSEWSLFSRDTEISAVGAAAELGVAVVPYSPLGRGFLTGSFSDASKELAGGDFRQSQPRFTGDNARTNAALLEPVHKIAAAHGATAAQVALAWVQQRAEVHGLAVVPIPGTRKRSRLLENTGATRLRLTADDLALLEPIAGQVAGERYPDMSSTAAARE, via the coding sequence ATGAGCAGCGAAAAGATCAGCAAGGTACGACTGGGCCGGAACGGGCCCGAGGTCGGTGTGCAGGGTTTCGGTGCCATGGGCATCAGCGAGTTCTACGGAGACACCGACGAGGCGGCGGCCCGCGACACGCTCGAGGCAACGGTCGAGGCGGGCGTCACCCTCATCGACACGGCCGACATCTACGGCTCGGGCGCCAACGAGAGCTTCCTGGCCCCGTTCGTCGCCGCACACCGCGACGAGATCACCCTGGCCACCAAGTTCGCCGTCGAGCGCCGCGCGGACGACCCCGGGTACCGCGCCGTGCGCAACGACGCGGCCTATGTCCGCCAGGCGGTCGAGGCCAGCCTGCGCAGGCTGGGCGTGGAGGCGATCGACCTCTACTACATGCACCGTCGCGACCCCTCCGTGCCGCTGGCCGAGTCCGTCGGCGTCATGGCGGAGCTGGTACAGGCGGGGAAGGTCAAGTACCTCGGTCTGAGCGAGGTCACCGGGGCCGAGCTGCGCGAGGCTCATGCCGTGCACCCCATCACCGCGCTGCAGTCCGAGTGGTCGCTGTTCAGCCGTGACACGGAGATCAGTGCGGTGGGCGCGGCAGCCGAACTCGGGGTGGCCGTCGTGCCGTACTCCCCGCTCGGCCGCGGTTTCCTGACCGGCTCGTTCTCGGACGCGTCCAAGGAGCTGGCCGGCGGCGACTTCCGTCAGTCCCAGCCCCGGTTCACGGGTGACAACGCCAGGACCAACGCGGCACTGCTCGAGCCGGTACACAAGATCGCCGCGGCGCACGGAGCCACGGCCGCCCAGGTCGCCCTCGCCTGGGTGCAGCAGCGGGCTGAGGTGCACGGCCTCGCGGTGGTGCCGATCCCGGGGACCCGGAAGCGCAGCCGTCTGCTGGAGAACACCGGCGCCACCCGCCTCCGGCTGACCGCGGACGACCTGGCCCTCCTGGAGCCGATCGCCGGCCAGGTCGCCGGGGAGCGGTACCCGGACATGTCGTCGACAGCTGCGGCCCGCGAATAG
- a CDS encoding GNAT family N-acetyltransferase, which produces MHSKQAKTGRTFRDATASLSGMSPVRRATPDDAQELVRLRKVMQDSMSGERDPDTGWQSAAVETLRVKLADPAGDLTAFVVDRPDGGLAACVVGIVEHRLGGPGNPEGVSGYVFSVATDQDMRRRGFSRACMEALLDWFRERGVPRVDLRASSAGEPLYASLGFVRTPDPAMRLAL; this is translated from the coding sequence GTGCACTCCAAGCAAGCGAAAACGGGAAGAACTTTCCGGGACGCCACCGCTAGCCTCTCCGGCATGAGCCCCGTTCGCCGCGCCACCCCCGACGATGCCCAGGAGCTGGTCCGCCTGCGCAAGGTCATGCAGGACTCGATGTCAGGAGAGCGGGATCCGGACACCGGCTGGCAGTCCGCCGCCGTGGAGACACTCCGCGTGAAGCTCGCGGATCCCGCGGGCGACCTCACCGCGTTCGTCGTGGACCGGCCGGACGGCGGCCTCGCGGCGTGCGTGGTGGGCATCGTCGAACACCGGCTCGGCGGCCCCGGCAACCCCGAGGGTGTGAGCGGTTATGTCTTCAGTGTCGCGACCGACCAGGACATGCGTCGCCGCGGCTTCTCCCGCGCCTGTATGGAGGCGCTGCTCGACTGGTTCCGCGAGCGCGGGGTCCCCAGGGTCGATCTGCGTGCCTCGTCGGCGGGCGAGCCGCTCTACGCCTCGCTCGGCTTCGTACGGACCCCCGATCCCGCGATGCGGCTGGCCCTGTAG
- the sigJ gene encoding RNA polymerase sigma factor SigJ, with the protein MALTMNDMDRFEASMPRLEAIAYRLLGSASDAEDAVQDTFLRWQAADIGRIEVPEAWLTKVLTNLCLNQLTSARARRETYVGQWLPEPLLAGDPMLGPADTSEQRESVSFAVLTLMERLSPNERVVYVLREAFDYPHRQIAEILDITEAASQQIYHRAKKHVADGKARTEIDEAAARRIVEEFLAAATSGRTEPLVRLLTEDAIAIGDGGGKVPARAKAFEGALAVATFMRGLFKPGKAKRAIVGGSPEVYVTTANGAPALVAVFDGRVIGVMCLEITAAGIAAFRNQVNPDKLERATRRWVAADHGEPLLIAF; encoded by the coding sequence ATGGCTCTGACCATGAACGACATGGACCGGTTCGAAGCCTCCATGCCTCGCCTGGAGGCCATCGCCTACCGCCTCCTCGGCTCCGCGAGCGATGCCGAGGACGCCGTACAGGACACGTTCCTGCGCTGGCAGGCCGCCGACATCGGCCGCATCGAGGTCCCCGAGGCCTGGCTGACGAAGGTCCTCACCAACCTGTGCCTCAACCAGCTCACCTCGGCCCGCGCCCGGCGCGAGACCTATGTGGGCCAATGGCTGCCCGAGCCGCTGCTCGCCGGGGACCCGATGCTCGGCCCGGCCGACACTTCCGAGCAGCGCGAATCCGTCTCGTTCGCGGTTCTCACCCTCATGGAGCGTCTCTCCCCCAACGAGCGGGTGGTGTACGTACTGCGGGAGGCCTTCGACTACCCGCACCGGCAGATCGCGGAGATCCTCGACATCACCGAGGCCGCAAGCCAGCAGATCTACCACCGCGCCAAGAAGCACGTGGCGGACGGCAAGGCCCGGACCGAGATCGACGAGGCCGCCGCCCGGCGGATCGTCGAGGAGTTCCTCGCGGCCGCCACCAGCGGCCGGACCGAGCCGCTCGTGCGGCTGCTCACCGAAGATGCCATCGCGATCGGCGACGGCGGCGGGAAGGTCCCGGCCCGCGCCAAGGCGTTCGAGGGTGCCCTCGCGGTCGCGACGTTCATGCGGGGCCTGTTCAAGCCCGGCAAGGCCAAGCGCGCCATCGTCGGCGGCTCCCCCGAGGTCTACGTCACGACCGCCAACGGCGCCCCCGCCCTCGTGGCTGTCTTCGACGGCCGGGTCATCGGCGTCATGTGCCTGGAGATCACCGCCGCGGGCATCGCCGCGTTCCGCAACCAGGTCAACCCCGACAAGCTCGAACGCGCGACCCGGCGGTGGGTGGCCGCCGACCATGGAGAACCCCTGCTCATCGCCTTCTGA
- a CDS encoding MerR family transcriptional regulator: MTVIETVPAPETANICAAPSTRDRRPDGEDQYTISEVVAFTGLTAHTLRWYERIGLMPHIDRSHTGQRRFSNRDLDWLVFVGKLRLTGMPVADMVRYAELAREGEATFEARQELLEQTRRDVRTRIAELQDTLAVLDFKIGFYADARRASERF; this comes from the coding sequence ATGACTGTGATCGAGACCGTGCCCGCACCGGAGACAGCGAACATCTGCGCGGCGCCGTCCACCCGGGACAGGCGTCCCGACGGCGAGGACCAGTACACGATCAGCGAGGTCGTCGCCTTCACCGGGCTCACCGCACACACCCTGCGCTGGTACGAGCGGATCGGCCTGATGCCGCACATCGACCGGTCGCACACCGGTCAGCGCCGCTTCAGCAATCGCGACCTGGACTGGCTCGTCTTCGTCGGCAAGCTGCGGCTGACCGGAATGCCGGTCGCGGACATGGTCCGCTACGCCGAGCTGGCACGCGAAGGGGAGGCCACCTTCGAGGCGAGGCAGGAGCTCCTCGAGCAGACCCGCCGCGATGTGCGGACGCGCATCGCGGAGCTGCAGGACACCCTCGCCGTACTCGACTTCAAGATCGGCTTTTACGCGGACGCCCGGCGGGCGTCGGAGAGGTTCTAG
- a CDS encoding TetR/AcrR family transcriptional regulator has product MAIEQTHPPAQGAPTGLRERKKQRTRDALLRVALELFTAQGYEHTTIDEITEAVEVSQRTFFRYFAGKEEAAFAVQDLVESHYVSALTARPSAESPFEAMRNAVLTSWDSVGQAIENLVPVELYLRTYQMIESSPALLAIHLRRSSEMEEKIARLIAEREGLDVDSDPRPRVAVAAFTGVMRVTGQLWGRGQDVSIAAMRELTVTYLDQIGPALSGNWRTTDAHGT; this is encoded by the coding sequence GTGGCGATCGAGCAGACGCACCCGCCGGCGCAGGGTGCGCCGACCGGACTGCGGGAGCGCAAGAAGCAGCGCACCCGTGACGCTCTGCTGAGGGTCGCGCTCGAACTGTTCACGGCCCAGGGGTACGAGCACACGACCATCGACGAGATCACCGAGGCCGTCGAGGTCTCCCAGCGCACCTTCTTCCGGTACTTCGCCGGCAAGGAGGAAGCGGCCTTCGCCGTACAGGACCTGGTGGAGTCCCACTACGTCTCGGCACTGACCGCCCGGCCCTCCGCGGAAAGCCCCTTCGAGGCCATGCGCAACGCCGTCCTCACCTCCTGGGACAGCGTCGGCCAGGCCATCGAGAACCTCGTACCGGTCGAGCTGTACCTGCGGACGTACCAGATGATCGAGTCGTCGCCCGCCCTGCTGGCGATTCACCTCCGCCGCTCGTCCGAGATGGAGGAGAAGATCGCCCGCCTGATCGCCGAGCGCGAGGGCCTCGACGTGGACAGTGACCCCCGGCCGCGCGTGGCGGTGGCCGCGTTCACCGGAGTGATGCGGGTGACCGGTCAGCTCTGGGGCAGAGGGCAGGACGTCAGCATCGCGGCCATGCGCGAGCTGACCGTGACCTATCTCGACCAGATCGGGCCCGCGCTGAGCGGGAACTGGCGTACGACAGACGCACACGGTACGTAG
- a CDS encoding NAD(P)/FAD-dependent oxidoreductase, whose product MKHRIIVLGAGYTGAIAAGRLAKRLRREDVTITLVNAEPDFVERVRMHQLAVGQDLAPRPFSEMFAGTGVELKLAEVTAVDVDRRTVAITDANGAEELAYDSLVYALGSSWNTRGVPGTAEHAHEIAGRPGALRLRERLAGLAAGQPVVVVGGGLTGLEAATEIAEARPDLDVALASRGGLGDWLSPKGRRHLRKVFDKLGITVHEHAAVTGVEADRIATADGKSVPTAVTVWTAGFAVHPIAKATALEVTGAGQIVVDGTMRSVSHPDVYAIGDAAMAMGPGDKPLRMSCASGTPAAWQAADAIAARLTDGKLPNAPLRYFNQCISLGRKEGLIQYVTADDRAVRAALTGRFAAVYKELVCKGAAWGVANPTLGMPARRRRVVQEGGRADSAARASA is encoded by the coding sequence ATGAAGCACCGAATCATCGTCCTCGGAGCCGGATACACCGGAGCCATCGCCGCCGGTCGCCTCGCCAAGCGGCTGCGCCGCGAGGACGTCACCATCACCCTCGTCAACGCCGAGCCGGACTTCGTCGAGCGCGTCCGGATGCACCAGTTGGCGGTAGGCCAGGACCTCGCGCCCCGGCCGTTCAGCGAGATGTTCGCGGGCACCGGCGTCGAGTTGAAGCTCGCGGAGGTCACTGCTGTTGACGTCGACCGCAGGACCGTCGCCATCACCGACGCGAACGGCGCCGAGGAACTGGCGTACGACAGCCTCGTGTACGCCCTCGGCAGCAGCTGGAACACCAGAGGCGTCCCCGGCACCGCCGAGCACGCCCACGAGATCGCCGGCCGCCCCGGAGCGCTCCGCCTGCGCGAGCGGTTGGCCGGACTGGCCGCCGGACAGCCGGTGGTCGTCGTCGGCGGTGGCCTCACCGGCCTGGAGGCGGCGACCGAGATCGCTGAGGCCCGCCCGGACCTCGACGTTGCCCTCGCCTCCCGTGGCGGGCTCGGCGACTGGCTCTCCCCCAAGGGCCGCCGGCACCTGCGGAAGGTGTTCGACAAGCTCGGCATCACCGTCCACGAGCACGCCGCCGTCACCGGAGTCGAGGCCGACCGCATCGCCACCGCCGACGGGAAGTCCGTCCCGACCGCGGTCACCGTGTGGACTGCCGGCTTCGCGGTCCACCCGATCGCGAAGGCCACCGCACTGGAGGTCACCGGCGCAGGCCAGATCGTGGTCGACGGGACCATGCGCTCGGTCTCGCACCCGGATGTGTACGCCATCGGCGACGCGGCCATGGCCATGGGCCCCGGCGACAAGCCGCTGCGGATGTCGTGCGCATCGGGCACCCCCGCCGCATGGCAGGCCGCCGACGCCATCGCGGCACGCCTGACCGACGGGAAGCTCCCGAACGCGCCGCTCCGCTACTTCAACCAGTGCATCTCACTGGGCCGCAAGGAAGGCCTGATCCAGTACGTCACCGCCGACGACCGTGCCGTCCGGGCGGCTCTGACCGGACGGTTCGCCGCCGTCTACAAGGAGCTGGTCTGCAAAGGCGCGGCCTGGGGCGTGGCCAATCCGACGCTCGGGATGCCGGCCCGGCGCCGCCGCGTCGTGCAGGAGGGGGGCCGGGCCGACTCGGCCGCCAGGGCATCGGCCTGA